The proteins below are encoded in one region of Oncorhynchus nerka isolate Pitt River linkage group LG15, Oner_Uvic_2.0, whole genome shotgun sequence:
- the ilf3a gene encoding interleukin enhancer-binding factor 3a isoform X2 encodes MAMAAEPVPDAVWDERQAYEELLYWDSLIQRGHRLLPHDFDRYEELRYWYDCLCYEEELRQYDEYIAAIQEIEENRPQTEAPPVRTPPMRIFVSDDRHMMAKHAAVYPSSEELEAVQTVISHVECALKTVSDLLDVEAGVGVAPVPVEGAEKSEVAPPPERILRGVMRVGLVAKGLLLKGDMDLELVLLCTEKPTVTLLKKVAENLSTQIELVTEDKYEVTQIPEEAEIVIKSIKEPVLTLTIHLTSPMIRMEAEPEGAGATTPLEEPPGEKLTVDSDAPADVLDRQKCLTALASLRHAKWFQAKVNDLKSAAIVIRIMRDLCNRVPTWAPLRGWPLELLCEKAIGTCDRPMGAGESFRRVLECLASGILMADGPGIKDPCEKEKVDAISHLDTQQREDITQSAQHALRLSAFGQLYKVLGMDSLPAREPRRTIGPGLRNYAQILASSTYPPKRPHDAADKGGDDSKKRKSQKFQKYPKFPRKSSTEEKPGDSPMAMNALMRLNQHKPGLQYRLTGQSGPVHFPVFTMSVDVDGDTYEASGPSKRTAKLHLAAKVLQKLGLPTGADVKIEPGEEGGANVPSTPTASDASMASDENGPILTKHGKNPVMELNEKRRSLKYELSAETGGSHDKCFVMEVEVDGQKFKGRGSNKKEAKAYAALAALDKLFPEGAGPYYNPHSDPKKKKPVTYTSMHIPGFGTIRGIPTDTEPNNRGRGRGRGRGKPTTGSSYNQTSYRYGSSAGSGYRKCLLSTLLSRELMSDRLDNLYSMGATEAASTTTTSTGDASTETDASGNTTGYGTFYPESSYTTPAITASATSAAMTAQAQVGASSLGDYQSVPPPLDQQSPYSYGYGGDKKSLLTAAQSQAQQTQQQVDYSMYSTAYPSSVTGGQMYSYGEWGFGYGNQSSFSMYGNASSQGYGAAATPQTQQTSYPTAYGNMNYQYK; translated from the exons ATGGCTATGGCAGCAGAGCCAGTGCCAGATGCAGTCTGGGACGAACGCCAGGCCTATGAAGAGCTCCTGTACTGGGACAGCCTGATACAGCGAGGCCATCGCCTGCTACCACACGactttgacag aTATGAGGAGCTACGCTACTGGTATGACTGTCTCTGTTATGAGGAGGAGTTGAGGCAGTACGATGAGTACATCGCAGCCATACAGGAGATCGAGGAGAACCGACCCCAAACTGAG GCCCCTCCGGTGCGCACGCCTCCCATGCGTATCTTCGTGAGCGACGACCGCCACATGATGGCGAAGCACGCGGCGGTGTACCCATCGTCTGAGGAGCTGGAGGCGGTGCAGACAGTCATCTCCCACGTGGAGTGTGCCCTCAAGACCGTCTCCGACCTGCTGGATGTGGAGGCCGGAGTCGGTGTGGCGCCTGTACCTGTGGAGGGGGCAGAGAAGAG TGAGGTGGCTCCCCCTCCAGAGCGTATCCTGCGTGGGGTGATGAGGGTGGGCCTGGTGGCCAAGGGCCTGCTGCTGAAGGGAGACATGGACCTGGAGCTGGTGCTGCTCTGCACTGAGAAACCCACCGTCACCCTGCTCAAGAAGGTGGCTGAGAACCTCTCCACCCAGATTGAG CTCGTCACAGAGGACAAGTATGAGGTCACCCAGATCCCAGAGGAGGCGGAGATTGTGATCAAGAGCATCAAGGAGCCCGTCCTGACCCTAACCATTCACCTGACCTCCCCCATGATACGCATGGAGGCTGAGCCAGAGGGTGCCGGAGCTACCACCCCCCTGGAGGAACCACCTGGAG AAAAGCTAACGGTCGACAGCGATGCGCCGGCGGACGTTCTGGACAGGCAGAAATGCCTAACTGCCTTGGCATCTCTCCGCCACGCCAAGTGGTTCCAG GCTAAGGTCAACGACCTGAAGTCGGCCGCCATCGTGATCCGTATCATGAGAGACCTGTGTAACCGCGTCCCCACCTGGGCTCCACTCAGAGGATGG CCTTTAGAGCTGCTGTGTGAGAAGGCCATTGGAACATGCGATCGGCCAATGGGAGCAGGAGAGTCTTTCCGCAGAGTTCTCGAGTGCTTGGCGTCTGGAATCCTGATGGCCG ACGGTCCGGGTATCAAGGACCCTTGTGAGAAGGAGAAGGTGGACGCCATCAGCCACCTGGACACTCAGCAACGTGAGGACATTACACAGAGTGCCCAG CATGCCCTAAGGTTGTCCGCGTTCGGACAGCTGTACAAGGTGCTAGGGATGGATTCCCTGCCCGCCAGAGAACCAAGGAGGACCATAGGACCAGGTCTCAGAAACTACG CTCAGATCCTGGCCAGTTCCACCTACCCTCCCAAGAGACCTCATGATGCCGCGGACAAAGGGGGAGATGACAGCAAGAAGAGGAAGTCTCAGAAGTTCCAGAAATATCCAAAATTTCCTAGGAAGTCGT CCACAGAAGAGAAGCCCGGGGACTCTCCTATGGCCATGAACGCCCTGATGCGTCTCAACCAGCACAAGCCTGGTCTGCAGTACCGTCTGACGGGTCAGAGCGGTCCAGTGCACTTCCCAGTGTTCACCATGTCTGTAGACGTGGACGGCGATACATACGAGGCCTCAGGGCCGTCCAAACGCACCGCCAAACTCCACCTAGCTGCCAAG GTCCTGCAGAAGTTGGGCCTGCCCACTGGGGCGGATGTGAAGATTGAACCAGGCGAAGAGGGAGGAGCCAACGTACCATCCACACCTACAGCAAGTGATGCGTCCATGGCATCTGACGAG AACGGTCCCATCCTCACTAAGCACGGGAAGAACCCAGTGATGGAGCTGAATGAGAAGAGACGCAGCCTGAAGTACGAGCTCTCTGCTGAGACCGGGGGCAGCCATGACAAGTGCTTCGTCATGGAG GTGGAGGTAGATGGACAGAAGTTCAAAGGTCGAGGCTCCAACAAGAAGGAGGCCAAAGCCTACGCAGCCTTAGCTGCTTTGGACAAACTTTTCCCAGAGGGGGCGGGGCCCTACTATAACCCTCACTCTGACCCCAAGAAGAAGAAACCAGTTACATACACTTCCATG CATATCCCAGGCTTTGGCACTATTCGAGGCATTCCAACCGACACGGAGCCTAACAACCGGGGCCGCGGGCGAGGCAGGGGTCGAGGAAAGCCTAcgactggcagcagctacaacCAAA CAAGCTACCGTTATGGAAGCAGTGCTGGCTCTGGTTATCGTAAGTGTCTTCTCTCCACACTGTTGTCAAGGGAACTAATGAGTGATCGGTTAG aCAATCTGTACAGTATGGGTGCAACAGAGGCTGCTTCCACAACAACCACCTCCACCGGTGACGCCTCCACAGAGACAGATGCCAGCGGCAACACCACTGGCTACGGCACCTTCTACCCCGAATCATCCTACACCACACCGGCCATAACCGCCTCCGCCACCTCGGCTGCCATGACCGCCCAAGCCCAGGTCGGTGCATCTTCCCTGGGTGACTACCAGTCGGTGCCCCCTCCCCTGGACCAGCAGAGCCCCTATAGTTATGGCTACGGAGGGGATAAGAAGAGTCTGCTGACTGCAGCTCAGTCTCAAGCCCAACAGACCCAGCAACAGGTGGACTACTCTATGTACAGTACAGCCTACCCCAGCTCTGTCACCGGGGGCCAAATGTACAGTTACGGTGAGTGGGGATTCG GCTACGGCAACCAATCGAGCTTCAGCATGTATGGGAACGCCTCCTCCCAGGGCTATGGGGCGGCTGCTACTCCCCAGACCCAGCAGACTTCCTACCCCACGGCATACGGAAACATGAACTATCAGTACAAATAG
- the ilf3a gene encoding interleukin enhancer-binding factor 3a isoform X4 has protein sequence MAMAAEPVPDAVWDERQAYEELLYWDSLIQRGHRLLPHDFDRYEELRYWYDCLCYEEELRQYDEYIAAIQEIEENRPQTEAPPVRTPPMRIFVSDDRHMMAKHAAVYPSSEELEAVQTVISHVECALKTVSDLLDVEAGVGVAPVPVEGAEKSEVAPPPERILRGVMRVGLVAKGLLLKGDMDLELVLLCTEKPTVTLLKKVAENLSTQIELVTEDKYEVTQIPEEAEIVIKSIKEPVLTLTIHLTSPMIRMEAEPEGAGATTPLEEPPGEKLTVDSDAPADVLDRQKCLTALASLRHAKWFQAKVNDLKSAAIVIRIMRDLCNRVPTWAPLRGWPLELLCEKAIGTCDRPMGAGESFRRVLECLASGILMADGPGIKDPCEKEKVDAISHLDTQQREDITQSAQHALRLSAFGQLYKVLGMDSLPAREPRRTIGPAQILASSTYPPKRPHDAADKGGDDSKKRKSQKFQKYPKFPRKSSTEEKPGDSPMAMNALMRLNQHKPGLQYRLTGQSGPVHFPVFTMSVDVDGDTYEASGPSKRTAKLHLAAKVLQKLGLPTGADVKIEPGEEGGANVPSTPTASDASMASDENGPILTKHGKNPVMELNEKRRSLKYELSAETGGSHDKCFVMEVEVDGQKFKGRGSNKKEAKAYAALAALDKLFPEGAGPYYNPHSDPKKKKPVTYTSMHIPGFGTIRGIPTDTEPNNRGRGRGRGRGKPTTGSSYNQTSYRYGSSAGSGYRKCLLSTLLSRELMSDRLDNLYSMGATEAASTTTTSTGDASTETDASGNTTGYGTFYPESSYTTPAITASATSAAMTAQAQVGASSLGDYQSVPPPLDQQSPYSYGYGGDKKSLLTAAQSQAQQTQQQVDYSMYSTAYPSSVTGGQMYSYGEWGFGYGNQSSFSMYGNASSQGYGAAATPQTQQTSYPTAYGNMNYQYK, from the exons ATGGCTATGGCAGCAGAGCCAGTGCCAGATGCAGTCTGGGACGAACGCCAGGCCTATGAAGAGCTCCTGTACTGGGACAGCCTGATACAGCGAGGCCATCGCCTGCTACCACACGactttgacag aTATGAGGAGCTACGCTACTGGTATGACTGTCTCTGTTATGAGGAGGAGTTGAGGCAGTACGATGAGTACATCGCAGCCATACAGGAGATCGAGGAGAACCGACCCCAAACTGAG GCCCCTCCGGTGCGCACGCCTCCCATGCGTATCTTCGTGAGCGACGACCGCCACATGATGGCGAAGCACGCGGCGGTGTACCCATCGTCTGAGGAGCTGGAGGCGGTGCAGACAGTCATCTCCCACGTGGAGTGTGCCCTCAAGACCGTCTCCGACCTGCTGGATGTGGAGGCCGGAGTCGGTGTGGCGCCTGTACCTGTGGAGGGGGCAGAGAAGAG TGAGGTGGCTCCCCCTCCAGAGCGTATCCTGCGTGGGGTGATGAGGGTGGGCCTGGTGGCCAAGGGCCTGCTGCTGAAGGGAGACATGGACCTGGAGCTGGTGCTGCTCTGCACTGAGAAACCCACCGTCACCCTGCTCAAGAAGGTGGCTGAGAACCTCTCCACCCAGATTGAG CTCGTCACAGAGGACAAGTATGAGGTCACCCAGATCCCAGAGGAGGCGGAGATTGTGATCAAGAGCATCAAGGAGCCCGTCCTGACCCTAACCATTCACCTGACCTCCCCCATGATACGCATGGAGGCTGAGCCAGAGGGTGCCGGAGCTACCACCCCCCTGGAGGAACCACCTGGAG AAAAGCTAACGGTCGACAGCGATGCGCCGGCGGACGTTCTGGACAGGCAGAAATGCCTAACTGCCTTGGCATCTCTCCGCCACGCCAAGTGGTTCCAG GCTAAGGTCAACGACCTGAAGTCGGCCGCCATCGTGATCCGTATCATGAGAGACCTGTGTAACCGCGTCCCCACCTGGGCTCCACTCAGAGGATGG CCTTTAGAGCTGCTGTGTGAGAAGGCCATTGGAACATGCGATCGGCCAATGGGAGCAGGAGAGTCTTTCCGCAGAGTTCTCGAGTGCTTGGCGTCTGGAATCCTGATGGCCG ACGGTCCGGGTATCAAGGACCCTTGTGAGAAGGAGAAGGTGGACGCCATCAGCCACCTGGACACTCAGCAACGTGAGGACATTACACAGAGTGCCCAG CATGCCCTAAGGTTGTCCGCGTTCGGACAGCTGTACAAGGTGCTAGGGATGGATTCCCTGCCCGCCAGAGAACCAAGGAGGACCATAGGACCAG CTCAGATCCTGGCCAGTTCCACCTACCCTCCCAAGAGACCTCATGATGCCGCGGACAAAGGGGGAGATGACAGCAAGAAGAGGAAGTCTCAGAAGTTCCAGAAATATCCAAAATTTCCTAGGAAGTCGT CCACAGAAGAGAAGCCCGGGGACTCTCCTATGGCCATGAACGCCCTGATGCGTCTCAACCAGCACAAGCCTGGTCTGCAGTACCGTCTGACGGGTCAGAGCGGTCCAGTGCACTTCCCAGTGTTCACCATGTCTGTAGACGTGGACGGCGATACATACGAGGCCTCAGGGCCGTCCAAACGCACCGCCAAACTCCACCTAGCTGCCAAG GTCCTGCAGAAGTTGGGCCTGCCCACTGGGGCGGATGTGAAGATTGAACCAGGCGAAGAGGGAGGAGCCAACGTACCATCCACACCTACAGCAAGTGATGCGTCCATGGCATCTGACGAG AACGGTCCCATCCTCACTAAGCACGGGAAGAACCCAGTGATGGAGCTGAATGAGAAGAGACGCAGCCTGAAGTACGAGCTCTCTGCTGAGACCGGGGGCAGCCATGACAAGTGCTTCGTCATGGAG GTGGAGGTAGATGGACAGAAGTTCAAAGGTCGAGGCTCCAACAAGAAGGAGGCCAAAGCCTACGCAGCCTTAGCTGCTTTGGACAAACTTTTCCCAGAGGGGGCGGGGCCCTACTATAACCCTCACTCTGACCCCAAGAAGAAGAAACCAGTTACATACACTTCCATG CATATCCCAGGCTTTGGCACTATTCGAGGCATTCCAACCGACACGGAGCCTAACAACCGGGGCCGCGGGCGAGGCAGGGGTCGAGGAAAGCCTAcgactggcagcagctacaacCAAA CAAGCTACCGTTATGGAAGCAGTGCTGGCTCTGGTTATCGTAAGTGTCTTCTCTCCACACTGTTGTCAAGGGAACTAATGAGTGATCGGTTAG aCAATCTGTACAGTATGGGTGCAACAGAGGCTGCTTCCACAACAACCACCTCCACCGGTGACGCCTCCACAGAGACAGATGCCAGCGGCAACACCACTGGCTACGGCACCTTCTACCCCGAATCATCCTACACCACACCGGCCATAACCGCCTCCGCCACCTCGGCTGCCATGACCGCCCAAGCCCAGGTCGGTGCATCTTCCCTGGGTGACTACCAGTCGGTGCCCCCTCCCCTGGACCAGCAGAGCCCCTATAGTTATGGCTACGGAGGGGATAAGAAGAGTCTGCTGACTGCAGCTCAGTCTCAAGCCCAACAGACCCAGCAACAGGTGGACTACTCTATGTACAGTACAGCCTACCCCAGCTCTGTCACCGGGGGCCAAATGTACAGTTACGGTGAGTGGGGATTCG GCTACGGCAACCAATCGAGCTTCAGCATGTATGGGAACGCCTCCTCCCAGGGCTATGGGGCGGCTGCTACTCCCCAGACCCAGCAGACTTCCTACCCCACGGCATACGGAAACATGAACTATCAGTACAAATAG